In Wolbachia endosymbiont of Spodoptera picta, a single window of DNA contains:
- a CDS encoding actin-bundling T4SS effector WalE1 family protein — MLPNETNSYSLVTQQENDLDFKKFTEDLSNMKSVNNHKKLKERITDLLKGDTEFSRMKQGDQALVVGTASGLFTALLPLLAVGVTLAIPGAIVGLTLYFAVKVAVKSVQSGYKGLKWSAEKTVEGAQYTAGTIKKGFINARDSLKEAGSSVAQKTREGTSDTLKKVGSKLGNVGSSISNLDSIPYSIDLQSQTVVLKTEEKTKNFNSVKEMLVSEILQDKTVNKSALIKEIFSELNRKISEKAGSIDGPQGFKKDQLVYQLTQQASFVDKLDAKKLQNLLAQNDNNLYEIFSEHHDEIERIIRECKIEHKLSNSIENLNKAASKCSKSKKVSNVKYQGETPTATIGGKIGTTRRNSTGNLTKVLTPKVPNISASLTNLNEVINSFSQNSLSEDVFNHPTVKRNLDILSNRTPTRSNSVSSLASNNIHSSFSSSMDGSIESKSSSFSYLGGSDSGKGTSIPSTPERMIISSDNLIKTRSQLRKVNSQEKIGEQQPSTFMSGQEPIQVTQSLQTSR; from the coding sequence ATGTTACCTAATGAAACAAATTCATATTCTCTTGTAACTCAACAAGAAAATGATCTTGATTTTAAGAAATTTACTGAAGATCTATCGAATATGAAGAGTGTTAATAATCACAAAAAGCTAAAGGAAAGAATCACTGACCTGTTAAAAGGAGATACAGAATTCTCTCGAATGAAACAAGGAGATCAGGCTCTTGTAGTAGGTACAGCAAGTGGGTTATTTACAGCATTATTACCACTTTTAGCAGTTGGTGTAACACTTGCTATACCAGGTGCTATAGTTGGTCTTACTTTATATTTCGCTGTAAAAGTAGCTGTAAAATCAGTTCAATCTGGATATAAAGGACTCAAATGGTCAGCTGAAAAAACTGTTGAAGGAGCACAATATACTGCAGGCACAATAAAAAAAGGCTTTATAAATGCTAGAGATTCATTAAAAGAAGCTGGAAGTTCTGTAGCACAGAAAACAAGGGAGGGCACAAGTGATACACTTAAAAAAGTGGGAAGTAAATTGGGTAATGTGGGTTCAAGTATATCTAATTTGGATAGCATTCCATATTCAATAGACTTACAGAGTCAAACTGTTGTTTTAAAAACAGAAGAAAAAACGAAAAATTTCAACAGTGTGAAGGAGATGCTTGTTAGTGAAATTTTGCAAGACAAGACTGTAAATAAGTCTGCTTTAATTAAGGAAATATTCTCTGAATTAAACAGAAAAATATCAGAAAAAGCTGGTTCTATTGATGGTCCACAAGGTTTCAAAAAGGACCAATTAGTTTATCAATTGACACAGCAAGCAAGTTTTGTCGATAAATTAGATGCTAAAAAGTTGCAAAATTTGTTAGCTCAAAATGATAACAATCTCTATGAAATTTTCTCTGAACATCATGATGAAATTGAGAGGATTATTAGAGAATGTAAAATAGAGCATAAACTTTCTAACTCTATAGAGAACCTTAATAAGGCAGCAAGTAAGTGTAGTAAAAGCAAAAAAGTAAGTAATGTGAAGTATCAAGGTGAAACACCAACTGCAACAATAGGAGGTAAAATAGGAACAACGCGACGTAATAGCACTGGTAACCTTACTAAGGTATTAACTCCAAAAGTACCAAATATAAGTGCTTCACTGACTAATTTGAATGAGGTTATAAATTCATTTTCACAAAATTCTCTGAGTGAAGATGTTTTCAATCATCCCACTGTCAAACGAAATCTAGATATTTTATCTAATAGAACTCCAACTCGCAGTAATTCTGTTAGTAGTTTAGCTTCTAATAATATCCATTCAAGTTTTAGTAGTAGTATGGATGGCAGTATTGAGTCTAAAAGCAGTTCTTTCAGTTACCTTGGTGGTTCTGATAGTGGAAAAGGTACATCTATTCCTTCTACACCAGAGAGGATGATTATTTCTTCGGACAACTTAATTAAAACTAGGTCACAATTGAGAAAAGTAAATTCGCAGGAAAAAATAGGTGAACAACAGCCTTCTACATTCATGTCTGGTCAAGAGCCAATTCAGGTGACACAATCTTTGCAAACATCAAGATAA
- a CDS encoding exopolysaccharide biosynthesis protein: MQKSENLTEDKKLASDILQEVADAGNTNSDKVTLFEIETSLQERGFGILIIIFSLPLSVPIPVPPGYTTILSIPLILFSLQLLLGFHFPWMLNWLESKSFKRSTLDLVVKKTLPALKKIEKFMKPRMSFIFLEPGEKILAFIMLVCALVIANPFPLTHFIPAIGTTLISLGIMSKDGLVSILGVLVSLCGILFALIVMVKGPQLIISTFSFLKSCVYG, translated from the coding sequence GTGCAAAAAAGTGAGAATTTGACTGAAGATAAAAAATTAGCATCTGATATTCTACAAGAGGTTGCAGATGCTGGTAATACTAATAGTGACAAAGTGACGTTGTTTGAAATTGAAACATCTCTACAAGAACGTGGTTTTGGTATTTTAATAATTATTTTCTCCTTGCCACTATCTGTACCTATACCAGTTCCACCTGGCTATACAACTATACTTTCCATACCTTTAATCTTATTTTCACTGCAGCTTCTGCTTGGGTTTCATTTTCCTTGGATGCTAAATTGGTTGGAAAGCAAATCCTTTAAACGTTCAACACTAGACCTTGTGGTCAAAAAAACTTTACCTGCATTAAAAAAAATAGAAAAGTTCATGAAACCAAGAATGTCCTTTATCTTCCTAGAGCCAGGTGAAAAGATTTTGGCATTTATAATGTTAGTTTGTGCGTTGGTGATAGCCAATCCGTTTCCGTTAACTCACTTTATTCCAGCAATCGGTACAACTCTTATTTCACTTGGTATTATGAGTAAGGATGGGCTTGTCTCGATACTTGGAGTGTTGGTATCTTTATGTGGAATATTATTTGCTCTTATTGTAATGGTTAAAGGACCACAGCTTATAATTAGTACGTTTTCTTTTCTCAAAAGTTGTGTATATGGTTAA